From Segatella copri, the proteins below share one genomic window:
- the tsaE gene encoding tRNA (adenosine(37)-N6)-threonylcarbamoyltransferase complex ATPase subunit type 1 TsaE translates to MKIKIDSLDTIHEAAKEFLQNMGDGKVFAFYGKMGAGKTTFVKAICEELGVEDVITSPTFALVNEYTAGDGSPVYHFDFYRIKKLDEVYDMGYEDYFYSGNLCFLEWPELIEELLPEDCTKVTITVEEDGTRSVEW, encoded by the coding sequence ATGAAGATAAAAATTGACTCATTAGACACGATCCATGAAGCAGCCAAGGAATTTCTGCAGAACATGGGCGACGGCAAGGTCTTTGCCTTCTATGGCAAGATGGGAGCCGGAAAGACAACATTTGTAAAAGCCATTTGCGAAGAACTGGGCGTAGAAGATGTCATCACATCTCCTACCTTCGCCCTCGTAAACGAATATACAGCGGGCGACGGCTCACCTGTCTACCACTTCGATTTCTACCGCATCAAGAAACTCGATGAGGTATACGATATGGGCTACGAAGATTATTTCTACAGCGGCAACCTCTGTTTCCTGGAGTGGCCGGAACTGATAGAAGAACTGCTGCCGGAAGACTGCACCAAAGTGACTATCACCGTAGAAGAAGACGGAACAAGAAGCGTAGAATGGTAA
- a CDS encoding PglZ domain-containing protein — protein sequence MSNGLLLWIDDEIELLKAHIIFLEKKGYEVQTVSNGPDAIELCRQQTFDLILLDEMMPGLSGLETLLRIKDIQPATPVVMCTKSEEENIMDQAIGSKIADYLIKPVNPNQILLSLKKNIHRKDIVAEVTQSGYQQDYQQIAMQMMECRSAEDWMEIYRRLVSWELKLSDTASPMAEMLGMQKEEANQGFAKYIAKNYLDWVSPDNRDRHLMSPDIFKRKIFPLLDEGKKVFMIVIDNFRYDQWRMLAEDIGDLFDIDEQLYMSILPTATQYARNAIFSGLMPNKIAEMFPDLWVDEDEEEGKNLNEAPLIQTQIERFRKHYTFSYHKVNDSQGADRFLEHYNECRNYDLNVLVINFIDMLSHARTESKMVRELANNESAYRSITQSWLRHSVLSELFKLLSQSDYQVVLTTDHGSIRASKPIKIVGDRNTNTNLRYKLGKNLAYQSKEVFTIKEPHRAQLPAPNLSTSYVFATGDSFFAYPNNYNYYVQYYKDTFQHGGISMEEMLIPLITLTPRKR from the coding sequence ATGAGCAACGGATTATTACTTTGGATAGACGACGAGATAGAACTTCTCAAGGCACACATCATCTTTCTGGAAAAGAAAGGATACGAGGTGCAGACGGTAAGCAACGGCCCTGATGCCATTGAACTTTGCCGCCAGCAGACCTTCGACCTCATCCTGCTCGATGAGATGATGCCGGGACTCAGCGGACTGGAAACCCTGCTACGCATCAAGGACATCCAGCCTGCCACACCGGTAGTGATGTGCACCAAGAGCGAAGAAGAAAACATCATGGACCAGGCAATCGGTTCAAAGATAGCCGACTATCTGATCAAACCCGTAAACCCGAACCAGATTCTGCTCTCGCTCAAGAAGAACATCCACCGCAAAGACATCGTGGCGGAGGTGACGCAGAGCGGATACCAGCAGGACTACCAGCAGATAGCCATGCAGATGATGGAATGCAGAAGTGCGGAAGACTGGATGGAGATTTACAGGCGACTGGTTAGCTGGGAACTGAAGCTGAGCGATACGGCAAGTCCGATGGCTGAGATGCTGGGCATGCAGAAGGAAGAGGCTAACCAGGGTTTCGCCAAATACATAGCCAAGAACTATCTCGACTGGGTGAGTCCCGACAACAGAGACCGACATCTGATGAGTCCCGACATCTTCAAGCGCAAGATATTCCCGCTGCTCGATGAGGGCAAGAAGGTGTTCATGATTGTGATAGATAACTTCCGCTATGACCAGTGGCGCATGCTGGCAGAAGACATCGGCGACCTGTTCGACATCGACGAGCAGCTCTACATGAGCATCCTTCCTACCGCCACGCAATATGCGCGCAACGCCATCTTCAGCGGTCTGATGCCGAACAAGATAGCCGAAATGTTCCCTGACCTCTGGGTAGATGAGGACGAGGAGGAAGGCAAGAACCTGAACGAGGCGCCGCTGATACAGACCCAGATAGAGCGATTCAGAAAGCACTATACCTTCAGTTATCACAAGGTGAACGATTCGCAGGGTGCCGACCGCTTCCTGGAGCATTACAACGAGTGCCGCAACTACGATTTGAACGTGCTGGTGATTAACTTCATCGACATGCTCTCTCACGCGCGTACCGAATCTAAGATGGTGCGCGAGCTTGCCAACAACGAGAGTGCCTACCGCAGCATCACGCAGAGCTGGCTCCGCCATTCGGTTCTCTCAGAGCTCTTCAAGCTCCTTTCGCAGAGCGATTACCAGGTAGTGCTCACCACCGACCACGGCAGCATCAGGGCATCGAAACCTATCAAGATAGTAGGCGACCGCAATACGAACACCAACCTGCGCTACAAGCTGGGCAAGAATCTGGCTTACCAGAGCAAGGAAGTGTTCACCATCAAAGAGCCTCACCGCGCCCAGTTGCCGGCACCTAACCTGAGTACCTCGTATGTATTTGCCACGGGCGACAGTTTCTTCGCCTATCCGAATAATTACAACTATTATGTGCAATACTACAAGGATACCTTCCAGCACGGTGGCATCTCGATGGAGGAAATGCTCATACCGCTCATCACGCTGACACCGAGAAAAAGGTAA
- the trxA gene encoding thioredoxin, with protein MEVTITTENFESYKNGELPLVVDLWATWCGPCRVVAPIVSQLAEEFDGKVVVGKCDVEENDDIAMEFGVRNIPTILFFKGGQLVDKFVGAASKATLTEKIQALL; from the coding sequence ATGGAAGTAACAATTACAACCGAGAATTTCGAGAGCTACAAGAATGGCGAACTGCCATTGGTAGTAGATTTGTGGGCAACATGGTGCGGTCCTTGCCGCGTGGTTGCTCCTATCGTATCACAGCTTGCTGAGGAGTTTGACGGCAAGGTGGTAGTAGGTAAGTGTGATGTAGAGGAGAATGACGACATCGCTATGGAGTTTGGTGTTCGTAATATCCCTACCATCCTCTTCTTCAAGGGTGGCCAGCTGGTAGACAAGTTTGTTGGCGCAGCCTCTAAGGCAACCCTTACCGAGAAGATCCAGGCCCTCCTGTAA